A genome region from Lucilia cuprina isolate Lc7/37 chromosome 3, ASM2204524v1, whole genome shotgun sequence includes the following:
- the LOC124419004 gene encoding uncharacterized protein LOC124419004, whose protein sequence is MIFFLKACRQLYDHTADISLGSFRYTLERSTVLTAAVPYYQTFQIYGILTTTQLYTSLERLVYPFDNVTWIYLFFSVQLGLIIAFIIDYLYDKSLLVRIAIGNPRIRNPVTNVIRLFMGQSLKQIPETHFSRFIIISWHVYGLLLRTAYQSLLFQLLKLNIYHEPPENLSDLINQQCILVMTEGTYDTVLV, encoded by the exons ATGATATTTTTCCTAAAAGCCTGCCGACAA CTTTACGATCATACAGCCGATATAAGTTTGGGTTCATTTCGTTACACACTCGAACGTTCCACAGTGTTGACAGCAGCTGTACCGTATTATCAAACATTTCAGATTTACGGAATACTCACAACAACTCAACTTTATACATCGTTGGAGAGGTTGGTCTATCCCTTTGATAATGTAACatggatttatttattttttagtgtaCAATTGGGTCTAATTATAGCATTTATCATAGATTACTTATACGACAAATCTCTATTAGTTCGCATAGCAATAGGAAATCCACGCATAAGGAATCCGGTTACTAATGTAATTCGCTTATTTATGGGTCAgtctttaaaacaaattccGGAAACACATTTTTCacgttttataattatttcatgGCATGTCTATGGTCTTCTATTACGTACCGCCTATCAATCATTACTGTTTCAGCtgcttaaattaaatatataccatgAACCTCCGGAAAATCTTTCCGATCTTATTAATCAGCAATGTATATTAGTTATGACTGAGGGCACTTACGATACTGTCCTCGTATAG
- the LOC124418805 gene encoding glutamate receptor ionotropic, NMDA 2C-like — MLNAIDSDMPLSLQNSISACSSIIHEYFVPITGSFMVSTHVQELYLKWHLKDFLNNVLLNLPMIKVEIESKSSSVRYLTMNRKYNLIVVDSIESLRQLDPAYYTRNYDIQEYYMVYLMHGSRFANLFSVLNQMFEYFWQNSIINVSLMTANKQFVVDVFTYFPFDNYLTCRMPWVEQINYYSGSWSQPIVMTIFPEKINNLENCPLDVAVWNTPPYLSYLKSDEGVYKIDYFEAVLLKVLSEKLNFSLNLQEPPNDEQRGKVLANGTITGAMKMLHDHSADLSLGSFRYTLERSTVLTAAVPYYQTHQIYAILTNMQLYTSLEILLYPFDKITWIILFLSLLFGLFIAFVIDHFYDKCLVNISTTDIFRFLMGQSLIQIPETIFARFMIIFWHIYGLLLRTAYQSLLFQLLKLNVYHEPPRTLADLINQQCILVMTEGTYDSVYTVNRIEQGFIDVIKLQNTSEQSSYFFVEYDKQDRCLAAVSSKDFLTYHIINEHKRGLFYILPEKIFAQHITMYFSKHSFLINRFNQLFMNLRGMGLIDFWAHQSLDTDYLQIKHKATFKSINLSDIEGILIIWSVLLLVAVVVFFLEVVIFNINVFIYNMQN, encoded by the exons ATGCTAAATGCCATTGACTCGGATATGCCATTATCTTTGCAAAATTCTATTAGTGCTTGTTCGAGTATAATACATGAATATTTTGTACCCATTACAGGCAGTTTCATGGTCAGCACACATGTACAGGAGTTGTATTTAAAATGgcatttgaaagattttttgaataatGTTTTACTTAATCTGCCCATGATAAAAGTGGAAATTGAGAGTAAGAGTTCGAGTGTTAGATATCTAACAATGAATCGTAAATATAATCTAATTGTAGTGGATAGCATTGAATCACTGAG ACAATTAGATCCTGCTTATTATACTAGAAATTATGATATACAGGAATACTATATGGTTTATTTAATGCATGGCTCAAGATTTGCCAATCTATTCAGTGTGCTCAATcaaatgtttgaatatttttggcaaaattctATAATAAATGTTTCACTAATGACAGCTAACAAACAATTTGTTGTGGATGTATTTACCTACTTTCCTTTCGACAACTATTTAACCTGTAGAATGCCGTGGGTCGAACAAATCAATTATTATTCTGGCTCCTGGTCACAACCCATTGTTATGACAATATTTCCTGAGAAAATCAACAATTTAGAAAACTGTCCATTAGACGTGGCTGTATGGAATACACCACCTTATTTAAGCTATTTGAAAAGTGATGAAGGTGtttataaaatcgattactttGAGGCGGTTTTGCTAAAAGTTTTGTCAGAAAagttgaatttttctttaaatttacaaGAACCACCTAATGATGAACAGAGAGGAAAAGTTTTAGCTAATGGTACTATAACGGGTGCCATGAAAAtg CTACATGACCATTCAGCCGATTTAAGTTTGGGTTCATTTCGTTATACTCTGGAGCGTTCAACAGTTTTGACAGCAGCTGTACCCTATTATCAAACTCATCAAATTTACGCTATACTCACAAATATGCAACTTTATACATCATTGGAAATATTGTTGTATCCATTTGATAAAATTACAtggattatattatttttaagtcttTTATTTGGTCTCTTCATAGCATTTGTCATAGACCACTTTTATGACAAATGTTTAGTCAATATATCAACAACTGATATATTTCGTTTTCTAATGGGTCAATCTTTGATACAAATTCCCGAAACTATTTTTGCAcgttttatgattattttttggCATATTTATGGTTTACTGCTACGCACCGCTTATCAATCGTTACTATTTCAATTACTTAAACTAAATGTATATCATGAACCTCCTAGAACTCTTGCAGATCTTATTAATCAGCAATGCATTTTAGTCATGACAGAAGGTACATACGATTCCGTTTATACTGTGAACCGTATAGAGCAGGGATTTATTGATGTTATAAAACTACAGAATACTTCCGAACAAAGttcgtatttttttgttgagtACGATAAACAAGATCGCTGTTTAGCGGCGGTTTCTTCCAAGGATTTTCTAACCTACCATATTATCAACGAACATAAAAgaggtttattttatattttacctgAAAAAATTTTTGCTCAACACATAACAAtgtatttttcaaaacattctTTTCTAATAAATCGTTTTAATCAATTGTTTATGAATCTGCGCGGCATGGGTCTCATTGACTTTTGGGCTCATCAAAGTTTGGATACggattatttacaaattaaacatAAAGCTACTTTTAAGTCCATAAATCTTAGTGACATAGAaggaattttaattatttggaGTGTTTTACTTTTAGTAGCTGTAGTTGTGTTTTTCTTGGAggttgtaatttttaatataaacgtatttatatataatatgcaAAATTAA